The Lacticaseibacillus rhamnosus DNA window CCGCTATTATGGCTGCCATTTCAGCGGTGTCAATGTTAATCCTTTGTTGGTTCAACCACCTCATTGGCCAACATACACAAAGCAGTTCACTCGCGGCATCGGCCAAAGATTTTCTCGGCGACGCTTTGACTTCAACTGGCACCATGATCGCCATTCTCGGTGCTTCCTATTGGCACATCCACTGGATTGATCCACTGGCAGCTGTTTTGATCGGGCTATTCTTGATCTGGAACGGCAGCCGAATTCTCAGCACCAGCGCTGAAAAGCTCTCCAACGGGTTCAATCCTGCCCTCCGCACCCAACTTGTGGACAAGCTGCAAACTGTTAGTGGGATACTCGCGGTCAGCTTCGTTGATGGTCGGTATGCTGGCAGCAATATTATTGTCGAAGCCGAAATCGTGCTCCCAGCCGGTGATAGCCTCGCCAAATCCTACCGCATCTGCAAAAGTGCCGAGCAAGTCCTCCAAAGTGACTTTCCAGTGCTGTACTGTTGCATTCAGGTCAAACCCAACTTACCCAAAAATATGTCTAGATGATGAGCTCCCACCACACTTGCCAGCGCAGAGAAGTGACTAACACTTAAAAAGCACAAGCCACAGACAGAATGAGTTCTGGCTGCAGCTTGTGCTTGTTTAGGTTCAAAATCGATTAGGCTTCGAGCTTTTCTTTGTTTGAATCCGCCACATAATGCGGAATCTCATCATCAATGAAATAAACCTTATACCAAACTAAGAAGGTATAAATCGTCCAAACTTTGCGGCGATCATTGCGCTCTTTGCGGTAAGTCTTATCGAGAATATCCAAAATCGCGTCTTGATCAAAGAACTCTTTAACCCAGTCTTGCTCAAATGTTTCGCGAACCTTTTTATAAAAAGGCTCATCTTCAAGCCACTGTTTGACCGGAACCGGGAAGCCGAGTTTTTCGCGACTCGCCCATTCTTCTGGCAGGTGACGGTTGGCAGCTTCACGCAAGGCGTACTTAGAATTGTGTGAGTTGATCAGATATTTGGTTGGAATACCAGCCGCCACTTTGGCAACTTCCTTATCCAAAAACGGCACCCGCAGCTCCATGGAGTTGGCCATCGACAGCTTGTCGGCCTTCAGCAAAATATCCTTAGGCATGAACTGGTGAATATCAAGGTACTGCATCTTCTTGACTTCATCATCGTAATGGCGCACCTTTTTGTACGATTCCGTTACGATATCACGAACACTCTTACTCTGGCGGAATTCCGGCTGCAAAATCTCATCGGCCTGGCCTTCATGGAAAACTAAGGCCTCACCAATGAAGAACTCTTCCGCCGGGGCCGTGGATTCATACAGATGCAGCCGTCCGTGGAAGTTCGGCATCTTCTTCAACCCATGGGCAATGCGGTACTTCACGCCGCGCGGTAACTTGCGCAAGCCGTCCGCGAAGACCCGAATCGCATGGCTGCGGGTGTGAAAACCATAGTTAGCATACCCGGCAAAAAGTTCGTCGGCCCCTTCACCAGACAAAATAACCGTCACATCTTTGTGAGCCAGTCTTGTCAGGAAGTATAACGGCACGCAGGAAGGGTTGGAATCCGGTTCGTCCAAATGATATTGAATCAACGGGAAGTTATCCAACGCCTCTTTTTCCGTCACGATATCACTGGTGTTATCTAAGCCCAATTTATCGCTGAGTTCCTTCGCGGCGACCCCTTCATGATACTTCTTGTTGTCAAAACCGATGGAGAAGGTGTGCTCTGGCCGCAACAGCGCGGTAATGTAAGATGAATCCACCCCTGAAGAAAGCAGCGATCCGACTTCAACATCGGAAATTCGGTGGGCATCAACTGATTCGGACACACTCTTGTCAATGGCAGCAACCGTATCTTCAAAACTCAGATTATTAGCCTTGAAATCCATATCCCAATACTTCTTAATCGTGAGTTCATTATCCTTCAACGTGAAGTAATGACCTTCCGGAATGCGATAAACGCCTTTGAAGAAAGTTTCGTCCAACGCGGAGTACTGGAAAGTCAAATACGGTTTGAGCGCTTCTTTATTCAGTTGTTTCTTAAACTTAGGATGCTTCAAAAAGGCCTTGATTTCACTACCAACGATGAACGTATCGCCATCGTGGTAATAATACATCGGCTTAATCCCAAAGAAGTCGCGGGCACCAAACATTTCTTTCTTGTTGTCATCCCAAATCAGGAAAGCAAACATGCCGCGAATCTTTTTCAACAGTTCTTCAATGCCATACTCTTCGTAACCATGAAGCAGCACCTCGGTGTCGGAATGGGTCTTAAACACATGTCCGGCAGCAATCAAATCTTTGCGAATACTTTGAAAATTATAGATTTCCCCATTAAAGATAATCGCAACAGTACCGTCTTCGTTCAGAATCGGCTGCGAACCACCCTTTAAATCAATGATCGACAACCGACGAAATCCAAGCGCAACATCATCATTGATATATTCGCCACTCGAATTCGGCCCCCGGTGTTTAATCATATCCATCATGTTATTAATAACTGGTTTCTTGTTCAAAATTGTCTTGTCCGCAAACGCGATGATTCCGCACATACAGTTAACCCCTTTTCGCGTGAATGACGATCATTACTTGTTTCAGTATAAAGATTTGACAACGCAAGTCAATCAAAGAGCGTGAACTGGCGCGGTTAGCGATCGGAGTGTAAGTGGCCTCAACCCTAAATGGCTGGGCTTTGGCCATTTAGGGTTGAGGTCCTTACACGCAGATCGCTGCGCCAGTGAACGCGTTTCAGAACAGAGCGTGAGCCAGCCCGGTTAGAAACCGGAGCATAAGTGTCCTTGAGCGTGATGGCCCGGGCTTGGCCATTGCGCTCAAGGTCCTTATGTGCAGGTTTCTGGGCTGGCGAACGCGTTTCAGAACAGAGCGTGAACCGACTCCTGCGCCAGTGAACGCGTTTCAGCCGCAGCCCGACCACACTCACACTGCCCCCCTCAAAGTCGGCACCATCACCGAATCCCACCACTAAAATCCCCCAAAAACGGCAAAAAAATAGAGATCCAAGTTCCTACAGTCGAACTTGGATCTCCTAAGTTAAGGATTTGACCGATGCAGTCATATTGTTACATTGACTGGTACTAATTGTAAAACCCTCTTCAATAAACCTAATACTGCGACACCTCTACAAAAATCTTATTCACTTGTACGGAACGACGAGTGTTGAAATGATGTTGCCAGATAACTTGGCGTTGTTTGGTGGTTCTATGACACACCCGATTGAACATCTATGGGAAGCTCATTGTCCCGCTTGGATTACTGAGTCTTGTTATTAGCCTCATACCTCCATGTGTGTTCATCTTTAGATCTCATGGAACATGAATCTGACGATAGGTGGCGCAGATACTTACTGCACCAACGCTCTATTCGTTTTACTCGTGCTTTGCGACACACACTTTCGAGCCAGTTCGTTTGCTTGTTACTGAACGAAGGATCGTGATTCTTGGTTCCTGCATCGACCTTGATGTTCTTCCTTAACTTCAAATAAAGTGTATCATGTAAGCGCTATCTTGGCAAGCCCTATGACCTGCTTTTTTACAAAAAAATTTTTAAACCGTCAAAAAGCAAACCGTCGAACCCGACTTGCTGCGCCATAGCCATAGAGACTTAAACGCCGACGATCAATGTCAACACTGACAACATATCCGGCATATTCGCTAGGAGTACCAAAATGTCGATCAAACCGGCGATTAAATTTAGTCGTCAATCCGTGATGGCGACCCATCAGTGCACTGGTATTTTGTAGGCTGTAATGAATACCATTCACCTGATAGTCCGCTTCCAAGTGATAGTGTCCGGCGAGATACGCAATGATCCGGCCCGTGTTTTGGGTGAAATCAAACCTTAACTGTCCGCCAAATTCAGGCGTTTTACCTGTATTCAACACCCCACTGGCATGCAAATTAAAAGCCCGCAACAACTCATGGACGGCCCGACCGTTAAACCTTAAGGCTGGTTGGCCTTTTTGATTCATTGCCGGCGCGTGACTCATGATTAACACATCACGATTCAACGCGCCTTTTAACGCTAAAGCAAAGTCGCGTAACTGCGCAAACGAAACCGCTAAAGTCTTCTTGACATCGTAAATTTTATGTCCGGCATGTAACGGTACATCAGCCGTATTTAATACGATCACGCGTAATCCCGGATAGTCCCGTACCAATAAGCCTTCATGCGAAACCGCAATATCAGGCTGCGCGGCATCTGTCGCAAATATCAGCTGACGATTAACATCCGGCAAGAAGCTGCCTTTGTGACCGGGCCGCTTTTCGGCGAATTTATCATTGTCATCGTGATTGCCTTTAGTAACCAGAAATGGCACCGCACCCCGCCGATAATCAACCATGATATTGCGCAAGCGCATTTTGGTTAGCCATGGCAATTCCGAGCCATCAACCAAGTCGCCAAGATGAACCCGCAAGTCAAGTGGCATCCGGGTACTCAACCACTGCTGCTCACGGACATGCCAAAATCCAGTCGGGCCATAATAAGTCGATGAGAATTTGGCTTTGTCATGAGTATCGGTAATCAAGGCGAAATTCAAGGCTGAAGGCGACAATAATGGTGTCACCGCATCAATAAAATGGCCCAAATCTTTTTTAACAAAAGGCCGAATTGTCATGGCCTGCTTAACCTCCTCACACGTACGCTTTACCGCTTAGAAATTGAGCCACACCCCAAGCGCCAAAAAGACTACCTGCGCTAAAGTGGTGACGAATAGATTTTTGATGGCGTTCGGAAACGTCAGCTTTTTAACCGGATTAGCAGCAAACCCACGCGCATTTTTGACGACCAGCGGCACGGTGATCAATGTCAGCAGCGTCAATTTTGGCAACAGGCCGAGTAATACCGAAACAATCAGCATCAAGAATCCTGCCGTATACAGACTATAAAAGAAAACAATGCTGCGCTGACGTCCGAGATAATGGACAATCGTGCGCCGTTTAAGCGTCTCATCTTCATCCTGATCAGCAATGTTGTTGGCCAGTAACAACGCCGAAATTGCGCATTGTGCCAACCCACTTGCCAGATAAACCGACGCAATTAATGACCACGAAAAGTCGACCACGTTAAAGACGTTGACATAAACCGCGATCAGAAAAATGACAAACCCCATCGTAAATCCCGAGAAGAATTCTCCATACGGTGTGGCAGAAATCGGCCGCGGACCACCTGCATAGCCATAGCCTACCGCAAAGCTAAACAGTCCCATGACCAACAATGGCCATCCGGTACGGCTTACCATCCACAAGCCAAGCACTGCGCTGGTGACCATCATTGCCACCACCATCCAGCCAATCATACTTGGATTCAGATGATTGACGCCGATGATATTGGTCTTTTCGCGAAAATGTAGAGCTTCTGTCTTTTCCGAACGGCGATAATCTTGATAGTTGTCATTCGCATCAACCGCCATGTTAAACAAAAGCATGGCAACAAAGAAAACCAACAATTCCGGAATATGTAACGTATGATAATGGTACCAGGCAAACAACGTCCCCAACAAAAAGGGGAAAACCGATGCTGTTTTCGCCTTAACCTCAACTAATTCAAGAAATACAGATATTGACATAACAACCTCCAACAATTGACTTTTAAGAATCAGGTACAGTAGAGTAAATATGTCTTTAGGAAAGAGAGAAAATGCATGATTCATCCCCTGTGGCACCGATTCCCCATGGTCTATCACCAACTCGAACAGATTCAGCAGCGGCTGGAACAGGTCGCGACTTTACGCGAACCACAAGTGCATACGTTGATTCAGCAACAAATCAATGCAGGCGGCAAGATGTTACGAAGCGGGCTTATGCTTATGCTAGCGCGTTTTGGCGAACCTGACAACGCTGAGCTTGTGACGGCTGGTGCTGCGATTGAAGCACTACACCTAGCCACACTGGTTCACGATGATGTGCTGGATCATGCCGATATTCGTCGCGGCATGACCACGGTTTCTGCCGAGTCCGGAAATCGTGAAGCCATCTATGCCGGTGATTTCCTGTTTGCCATCTATTTTCAGTTGCTTAGCGAACAGGATCCCGAAACCGTTGATTTAAGAACCAACGCCCGCATCATGAAGCGCATCTTTATGGGTGAAGTGGATCAAAACGGCCCCAGCGCACCGCTCATTCCAACCGTCAATGCTTATTTAAGTGCCATCAGCGGTAAAACAGCCGCTTTGTTTGCGCTGGCGACTTATACAGGCGCAACGATCGGTCACCTTTCTGCCACCCAGAAAAAGGCCGCTTACCGATTTGGCCGGCAGCTCGGCATGGCCTTTCAAATGATTGATGATTTACTTGATTATACCCAAACTGCCAAAACATTGAATAAACCGGCGCTTGAGGATTTAAATAATGGCATTGTCACCTTGCCGCTCATCTACGCCTATCAAACTGTGCCTGACCAGTTGACGCCTTTAACGAAAACAGCCGAACAAATCGCCGCCAATGCTGATGAAATCGCTGCGATTGTTCGTAAACACGGTCTTCCACAGGCACATCAGCTTGCTTTCACCTATACACACCGAGCAATTGCAGCTTTGAACCCACTGCCTTCATCGCCTACCAAAGCAGCCTTGACCAAGCTCACGCAGCAGCTCTTGCAGCGAACGCATTAACTAATTTGTGATTTCTTTAGCGATCCCAGCTTCAATTTTGGTTGTCTGTCAGTGCAAAAATTGTTAAAGAATCGCCGCCAACATTGCATATTTCAAGAAATCATGCCAAAATAATAATTCATTTAATTTTTAAAAATTAACAATTAGCACAATGTTTCACAAACATTGTGCTTTTTAAGTGGTATGATACAGATATAGCAATAGTGAAAGAGTGATCAAACATGGTAAAAATCCTCTCTATCAATGCCGGCAGCTCCTCACTTAAATGGAAGTTGTTTGACATGCCCAGCGAAAGACAAGTAGCAGAAGGCGCAACTGATATCCTGCGTCAGTCGACGGTTAAAATCAAGTATGGTACTGATCAGGTTTATGAAAGTACCACTCCGATTCGCAATTATCGGGAAGCTGTCAGCAATTTGCTCAGTCACTTGCAATCTTTAGGTCTGGTGAACCGCCTCGATGAAATTACCGGCATCGGTCATCGCGTTGTTGCAGGTGGAGAACTATTTTCCGCACCTATCGTCATTGACAATCGGGTGTTGGCACAAATTCGAGCGCTGCGGGATTACGCGCCACTGCACAATCCCGTCGAAGCCGATTGCATCGACATTTTCCGTAAGATGATGCCTTGGGCGCTTGAAGTGGCGGTTTTTGATACTGCCTTTCATCAGACTATGAAACCGGTCAATTATCTTTACAGCATTCCTTATGAATATTATCAAAAATATGGCGTTCGTAAATATGGCGCACATGGCACCAGCGTTCGGTATGTCAGTGCTCACGCAGCCAAAATGCTAGGCAAACCGCTTGAATCCATGCGTATGATTGTCATGCATCTTGGCGCCGGCTCCAGCATCACGGCGATCCAAAATGGTAAATCCGTGGATACGTCAATGGGGTTCACCCCTGTATCCGGCGTGACAATGGGAACCCGCGCCGGTGATGTGGACGTTTCATTGATTGCCTACCTCATGAAGAAGTTAGACATAACCGATGTTGATCAAATGATTGACATTTTAAACACCGAATCCGGATTGCGCGGGATCTCCGGCATCAGCCACGATGTTCGTGATCTTGAAGCCGCCGCCCCGACGCATCCGCGCGCAAAACTAGCGCTGGATATTTTCGTCAACCGAATCATCAAATATATCGGTGCTTACGCGGCCTTAATGAATGGCGTTGACGTGCTTGTCTTCACAGCCGGCATCGGCGAGCACAGTAGTAATATTCGCGCCCGCATCATGCAATCGCTTGGCTATCTGGGCGCCCGGATTGATCCTGAGCGCAATTTACAGATTCACGATAACGCCGGCGATATTACGGCAGCCGATGCACGTGTCAAGACCCTCGTTATCCCGACAAACGAGGAATTAATGATTGTCCGGGATGTTATGTCATTAAGCCAAGTTGCCCAACAAGCGGAATGAATCCGATTTTGATCTTCAACCTGCCTTAACATTTGAATCACTGCTTTTTGAATGCGCCAGAAGTCATTACAGCAAATGCTGCCTGACTTCTGGCGTTTTTGGGTTCAAAAAAGTTGCCTTATATTCACACAAATGATAGCCGCTCAACCCACGTAAATCGCCGCAGCTGACAAATCGTCATCAAATTTCCAAAATGCTGCTTGCAATTCCAATAGTCGCTGTTTATACTGTGCATATATTACATATACAGTATAAACACACAAAGGAGATGTTCGCTATGCTCAACGTCACCAACCTTACCAAGCGTTTTGGAAATACCACCGCCGTTCACGATGTTTCTTTTGCGGTTCGACCCGGAGAAATTCTCGGACTTATCGGTCAAAATGGTGCCGGAAAGACCACGACCTTCCGCATGTTACTGAACTTGCTGCAACCGGATCAAGGCACGGTTACTTGGAACCAGCAACCATTGGCCAAACTGAGTCGCGAGACAATCGGGTATTTACCTGAAGAACGCGGTTTGTATCCTAAAATGACCATCGCGGATCAAATTTGTTTCTTCGCTGAACTTCACGGTATGAAACGTCCAGCGGTCATGGCAGTCCTTGATCAATGGCTTGACCAATTTCAAGTCAAAGGCAAGCCCACTGATCTCGTCAAAGATCTGTCAAAAGGTAATCAGCAAAAAGTTCAACTGATTGCCGCGATGATTCATACACCCCAATTTATTATTTTGGATGAACCCTTTTCCGGTCTGGATCCGGTTAATGCCCATCTGCTAGAAGTCGGGATTCGCCGGTTGCGTGATCAAGGCAGCGCAATTATCTATTCGAGCCACGACATGCGCAACGTTGAAGCCATTTCCGATCGGTTGGTCATGCTAAAAAACGGTGCCGTTGTCTTATCCGGCAAGCTTGACGAAATTCGCGAACAGTTTGGTCAAACCCGACTCTACGTTCAATCCCCCTTAACCCAACAGGAGCTACAGGCTTTCCCCGGCGTGATCACGGTGACGCCACGTTCCCGCGGCTTCTTAGTCAAACTGACCGATCCGCAAGTTGGCCATGATATTTTCGCCGCTGCCACACACCAAGGCTACATTCCCGAGTTTAGTCAACAAGCACCATCCTTAGACGAAATCTTCCGCATGAAAGTAGAGGCCTAATCATGGAAAAAATGGATGTCATTTTTCGCCAAGTCTTCATCAAGAATCTTAAAAGTAAAACCTGGTTATGGATTGTCCTGGGTCCGTTAGTATTAGCCGCTATTTTTGGCGCGGTTTTCTGGTTGATGAATCAAACCAACCAAACAACCCGAATCGGCGTGGTTTCGGACAGCCCGGCATTGGTTCAAACGTTTAAAAGCAGCAGCGACAACGATCAGCATTATACGCATTACGCCACCACGGCTGCAGCTAAACGAGCATTGGCGGCCGAAAAACTTGATGCAGTTTTGACAGTCACCGGTCAGCCGACCCAACAGGCAAGTCTCATTCAGCGAACAGATGGGCAAAGCATCAATCGCACCCAACTACAAGGTGTGCTGGCTCAAGCCCACACCAAAAAAGTTGCCAGTCAACTACAGCTATCGACCACCCAACTGCAGCAACTTTTTGCGACTCCCGCCTTGGCCACTACCAGTGTCAAAGTAGATGATGGCAAGCTTGTCACCCGTTCTGCCAAATCCCAAGCGTCCGGATCGGTTGCGGGTTTCATCGTCGATATTTTGATTTACACCTTTGTCATCGGTTATGCTTCAATGATGGCGCAGGAAATTGGGACAGAAAAAGGGTCACGGATAGAAGAATCGATTTTAACTGCGATTACGCCGCAAGCTCAGTTCTTTGGCAAACTGCTTGGCATTCTGGCGTTGATGGCAACACAAATCATTATTTATGGCGTGGTCGGATTAGCCAGTCTCGTCGCCTTACGCCAGCTACCGCAAAATCCCCTGTCAACGCTTATCGGCCATCTTGACCTGAGTAGTGTGAGTCCAAACATGATTCTGTTTAGTATTGCGTTCTTCTTTGTCGGCACCTTGACCTATACCGTTTTGGCCGCCTTAACTGGTTCGCTGGTTGCGAATCAGGAACAGATCGGCCAGGCTACCACACCGATTGTGATGCTGGGAATGGTTGGCTACTTTGGCGCTATCATTGTTGCCAATGGCGCCTCGCCTATTCTTAATATCGCCAGTTATGTGCCATTTTTATCAACCATGATGATGCCCGTACGACTGGGAGCAGGCCAAGTCAGTGCTGCGGCCGGCTGGTCAGCATTCGGCATTAATGTGATCTTTTTAATCGCGTTCACCTGGCTAACGGTCAAGCTTTATCAGACGAATGTGTTAAGCTATTCTGATGGCGGTATTTTCAAAGCGTTCAAGCGTTCGTTACAATTACAACGTACCGCCCGCAAGCGTCATCCGGTCAAATCATGACACGAAATGAGGTTAACCATGCGGATCGTCATCTCAAATCAATCGGGCAAACCGATTTATGAACAAATCGAAGACCAGGTGAAAACCGCGATCCTCGCCGGTCAGTTAAAGGCGAATGAACAACTGCCGTCTATCCGCAGTCTTGCTAAAGATTTACGTATCAGCGTGATCACAACGACCCGCGCCTATCACGAACTTGAAGCAGCCGGATTCATTACCAACGTTCAGGGTAAAGGCGCCTATGTTCTCGGCCAAGATAGCTCTTTGGTCCGGGAAAACGCACTGCGCGACATTGAAGCGTCCCTGAATCAAGCAATCGACACGGCTAAAATGGCCAAAATCACCCCCGCCGAGTTGCACACTATGTTAGATACATTACTGCAAGCAGAAGGAGAAGCCGATCATGACAACTGATTTACTCACAGTTTCGCACCTCAACAAACACTATGAGGATTTTCACTTGGCTGACGTCAGTTTTCACCTGCCTGCCGGTTATATTATGGGTTTCATCGGTCCAAATGGCGCAGGCAAAACAACAACGATCAAAGCGATTCTCGACATGCTTCAACCTGACAGTGGTGATATCAGTTTACTGGGTCAAACCACCGTTGCAGCTCGAAAACAGGTTCGGGATCAGCTTGGTGTTGTTCTGGATGGAATGGTTTATCCAGACTCATGGCAATCAACCGCGGTGAATCGGTTTGTCGGTCCTTTTTTCCCTAGTTGGGATGCGGTTTATTTTAAACAGTTATGTCACGATTTTGCGATTCCTGAAAAAACCAAATATCGTGATTTATCAATGGGTACCAAAATCAAGTTGCAACTGGCCGCGGCTTTAGCCCATCATCCGCAGCTCTTAATCTTAGATGAACCCACGTCTGGCTTGGATCCGATTGCCCGTGACGAACTCATTGCCATTTTGCAGGATTTTATCAGCGACGATCAACATAGCGTTTTGATTTCAACCCACAGTATTATCGAATTGGCTAAAGTGGCCGATTATGTCACTTACTTGCTAACAGGGAAAGTAACCTTCACTGGGCCATTAAGTGACCTGCTTGATCGGTATATTATGATTAAAGGTGGCCCAAATGAGTTAACCCCGGGCATTCAAGCAACGATTATCGGATTGCAACAAAGCCGCGTCGGATTCTCCGGTATTTGGCCTGCCGATCAAGCCGATCAACTGCCTGACAGTATTGTTCAGGAAACAGTTGATTTGGAAACCTTGATGATTGCTTTTGGCAAGGGGAGGCGTGCACATGCGTGATTTGGTCAAACTTGTTGGCTTGGACCTGGCTGTATTTCATACTAATAGTAAGAAGTATTTTTGGTTTGGTACTTTGATCAGTATCGTTTTGTTGCTTCTCCCTTTCTTGAACGGTGACTTAGCAACCCCGCTTGCAGGCGGCATTACGGGTCTTAGCATTGGCTTATTGATGATGCCTTTTGTCGGTGTTGATCGCCAAGGAATGGAGAATCTTTACACCATGTTACCGGTCCGCCGTACTACCATTGTCGCCGGCCATTATCTGTTCGGTTTGATGACAGTGGGCTTAATTGACGCGTGCAGCATGCTTATCATTGGTCTGGGTTGGATGGCTCGCGTTAATCCAATCCGTGATTCACAAGCTTTCGGGTGGATGCTTTGTTTTGGTACTGCGCTCATGCTCTTTCAAATTATCTTATCGTTTCCACTCATGATTGGCTTGGGGTTTAAGCGCGCGCCTCTTGCTGCTTATTTTCCACTTGCCATTCTCTTAATTGCCGTCTTTCTTGAAAGAAGCTTCCAAGTAGACTTAGATGCCCTCAAGCCTTGGTTCGGAGTAATTGTGGCAATCTTTATTTCAGCTTTCATCTTCTCTTGGTGGTTAAGCACCGTGCTGTATAAAAAACGCGAATTCTAACCCGTAAACAAAAAGTCGCCATTTCATAATCGAGATGGCGACTTTTTTGCATCTTCGCAACATTGATCAGCCCTGTCCGTCTTTAAACGCAGGATATAATGTCATCCCACCGTCAATAAATAGGGTCGTGCCAGTGACGTAACTTGACTCTGTCGATGCCAGCCAGGCTGCTCCGGCGGCAACATCTTCCGGTTTACCTAGTCGTCCTTGGGGAATCATAGCGACTGTTTGGTCATACTGCGCCTTATCAGCAAACTTTTCCGCATTAATCGGCGTCTCAATGGCACCGGGACCGATAGCGTTGACCCGAATTCCGCGGTTAGCGTATTCCATCGCAATCGTCTCCGTGAAAAGCTTAACCGCCCCTTTAGCTGCAGTATAGCTGGCAAACGTTGGCCAGGGAATCTGTTCATGGACCGATGAGATGTTAATAATATTGCCTGGCTGGTGATGGTCGAGAAAA harbors:
- a CDS encoding ABC transporter permease, which translates into the protein MEKMDVIFRQVFIKNLKSKTWLWIVLGPLVLAAIFGAVFWLMNQTNQTTRIGVVSDSPALVQTFKSSSDNDQHYTHYATTAAAKRALAAEKLDAVLTVTGQPTQQASLIQRTDGQSINRTQLQGVLAQAHTKKVASQLQLSTTQLQQLFATPALATTSVKVDDGKLVTRSAKSQASGSVAGFIVDILIYTFVIGYASMMAQEIGTEKGSRIEESILTAITPQAQFFGKLLGILALMATQIIIYGVVGLASLVALRQLPQNPLSTLIGHLDLSSVSPNMILFSIAFFFVGTLTYTVLAALTGSLVANQEQIGQATTPIVMLGMVGYFGAIIVANGASPILNIASYVPFLSTMMMPVRLGAGQVSAAAGWSAFGINVIFLIAFTWLTVKLYQTNVLSYSDGGIFKAFKRSLQLQRTARKRHPVKS
- a CDS encoding GntR family transcriptional regulator, which gives rise to MRIVISNQSGKPIYEQIEDQVKTAILAGQLKANEQLPSIRSLAKDLRISVITTTRAYHELEAAGFITNVQGKGAYVLGQDSSLVRENALRDIEASLNQAIDTAKMAKITPAELHTMLDTLLQAEGEADHDN
- a CDS encoding ABC transporter ATP-binding protein, which produces MTTDLLTVSHLNKHYEDFHLADVSFHLPAGYIMGFIGPNGAGKTTTIKAILDMLQPDSGDISLLGQTTVAARKQVRDQLGVVLDGMVYPDSWQSTAVNRFVGPFFPSWDAVYFKQLCHDFAIPEKTKYRDLSMGTKIKLQLAAALAHHPQLLILDEPTSGLDPIARDELIAILQDFISDDQHSVLISTHSIIELAKVADYVTYLLTGKVTFTGPLSDLLDRYIMIKGGPNELTPGIQATIIGLQQSRVGFSGIWPADQADQLPDSIVQETVDLETLMIAFGKGRRAHA
- a CDS encoding ABC-2 transporter permease, with product MRDLVKLVGLDLAVFHTNSKKYFWFGTLISIVLLLLPFLNGDLATPLAGGITGLSIGLLMMPFVGVDRQGMENLYTMLPVRRTTIVAGHYLFGLMTVGLIDACSMLIIGLGWMARVNPIRDSQAFGWMLCFGTALMLFQIILSFPLMIGLGFKRAPLAAYFPLAILLIAVFLERSFQVDLDALKPWFGVIVAIFISAFIFSWWLSTVLYKKREF
- a CDS encoding SDR family oxidoreductase; the protein is MYRDLNGKVAVVTGGSKGIGAGIAERFGKEHMAVVINYLGDHEGARKTADTVIKNGGQAVSIHADVSTEAGIASLVKTAESEFGRLDVWVNNAGMEIKAPTHEVSLDDWNKVIAINQTGVFLGARAALNYFLDHHQPGNIINISSVHEQIPWPTFASYTAAKGAVKLFTETIAMEYANRGIRVNAIGPGAIETPINAEKFADKAQYDQTVAMIPQGRLGKPEDVAAGAAWLASTESSYVTGTTLFIDGGMTLYPAFKDGQG